The Cytophagia bacterium CHB2 genomic interval ACCGGCGTTCCGGCGCCGGCGCCAAGTAACGTCACCTGCGCCGGCCCGGGTTGAGCGTAGCGCCCCAACACCACGAGCTGCTCGCCGACATAAATGTCCGGCAACTGCAACGGATATACTTCGCTCGTCACCGCCGGTGTAAAGTCGATGCGAATGTTTTGCAACAACGGATTGCGAATCTTGCTGTAAAACGCGCTGATGCGGCTATTAACCTCGTCGTTGCCCAAAAACTCGGCGATGCCGTTGTTATTCGCGGCAACCTGGGTGAGTAACGCTTGATTCACGTCGCTGCCAATACCGAACACGAAAATGCGCACATTGTGTGTGTTGGCGTTGATCACCGCCTGTTGATCGAGCGAGGCAATGCCGTCAGTGATAAAGATGATGATGTTGGCCGTAGTGTCGCTCATGTCCTGGCCCAAGCCCGACAGCAAGGCCGCCTGCAAATCCGTGCCGCCGGTGGCTTGAATTTGAGTGATGAAGTTGCGTGCGGCCGTAATCTCCGTGTCCGTTGCAAGCACAGGATTCGAACGGAATCTCGTGACCGTGGAATTGAATTTGATCACATTGAAGCGGTCGCTGGCGTTCAAATGATCGACGGTGAACAGTGCAGCGGCTTTGGCCTGTTCGATTTTTTGCCCAGACATGCTGCCGGAAACGTCAATGATAAATGTGAAGACTTTGTCGATGATTTCTTCCTGCGAGGTGTTCGGATCCGGCTCCGCCAGCATGATGAAAAAGCCCTCTGCATTTTGCGGTTTGTGAGAGAGCAGAAACACGCCAAGATCCGTCTGGCTGACTTGATAATTCACCACAAAGTTGCGATTCGCCGGCAGATTTTCTTGCGAAAAGAAAAGCGTGGCCACACTGTCGCTGAAGCTGCTCGCCACGGCGCTGTGGGAAGGATTCGACAACCCGACGAGATTGCGCTCCGAGCGCAAATGCAGATCGAGCGCAAAGCTCTCCAGCGGCCGTTGTGCAAATGCCTTCAAATCGAGCGGGTAATCATAAACCACTTGCCCATTGCGATAATCCAGCAGTTCGATGTAGGTGAGTTCGACGATAAGAGTCGAGTCTGCCGGCAGCGAGTCTGTAAAGGCGAATAAAAACGGCGCATCACCGAGATAATCAAGAAAAAAATGATCAACGTCCCCGCCGGGATCGATGATACCGCTGGAATCTTGCGGCGCGCCGGTGATTTGCGCCGTGCGCCACACGCCCCCAACTTTCCAGCGAAACTGCGTCACACTTGCGTTGATGTCAGTTGGAAAGCCATATTGCAGCCACACATGCTGCTGCCAGGGATTCACGAATGTCTGTTGCGTGACCGTCGTGGCGACTTGGTTGTTGATGTCTGCCGTGACCATCACCTGTTGCGGCTGCAAATAACTCGAAGCCTGGCCTTTGATTTTCATAAGGCCGTCGGCAAAGGCGGGCAGGGTGGCGAGCAACAAAATCGTAAGCAATATTTTTTTCATGATGACAACTCCTCGTCCATTCGAAAAATCCAAACTCACTCCAGTAAAGCCATTTTTTGGGATTTGACAAAATCGCCGGCCGCCATCCGGCAAAAATAAATGCCGCTGACTGCTGCCCGGCCTTCATCGGTTTTGCCGTCCCAGGCCACGGTGTAAAAACCCGCGCGTTGATTTTGGTTGACCAGTGTTCTCATCAAACGGCCGTGCAAGTCGTAAATCTGCAAAACGATGCTCGCATTTTCCGGCAGCGCATACTGAATCGTTGTGCTGGGATTGAACGGGTTCGGAAAATTTTGCGCCAGCTCGAATTTTTCGGGAACGGCATCGGTTTGATCCAGAACACTTGTCGCTGTGGTGTAAACGATCGTCAACACCGGGCGATTCTCGACAACGGAATGTTCCCGCGAATCGAAGCGCTTGGCGCTGGCGTTGGTTGCTTCATTGCCCAACAACAGCCAGCCAAAGTTTTCCCCCGGCGTGTCGAGCCAGGCTTGCACATCCGCGACCATCTCCGGCGTCGATCCCCAATCGTAAAAGCCGAGATCGCCGGCGATGGTTTGCGCGGCGCTGGCAGCCGCGGCGAAATCGCCGCCGGCATTGGTCCAGAGTTGCGTGTTGAAGAATGTGTGAATCCAGGTCGCATCGCCGGTTGTCGCAGTACCGCCGCCGCCTTCTTCGCCGAATGCCACGGACGTGCCCTCGCCCCAATCCGCCAGAACGCGATGCAGCGCAACAGAATATACCCCTGAGAGTGCGCGTGACAAGTTGAGCCTCAGGGTCGCGCTTTGAATCAAAGCACCCGCAGGAATATTTCCGGCAACGTCGAACGCTACCAAGCCGCGCCGCACTTCACCGTGATTGTTTTGCCCGGCAAAGAAGTACGCGCCGCTGCCGTTGCTGAATGAACCGGAAGCGTTTTCGTAAAGGGTGTTATCTTTGCTGGCAGTGATTTTGACTTCGATCTGGGCATGCAATGAGCTGATGAAAATGAAACCCGTGGCTGACAAGAAAAGCGCCAAAAACCGGTTGCGACTGCGCATGATTACTCCTGACGTTAGTGAATGAGTAACATTTTTTGGGTGATAACGTTTTTGTCTGATTCCAGCCGATAAACATACGTCCCGCTGGCCAGCTCGTTGTTGTGCGCATCCCGGCCATCCCACATCACTTCATAGTGTCCCGGCGCAACTTCACGATCAAACAAAACCCGCACCAGCCGGCCGGTGAGGTCGAAGATTTTGATCACAACGCGTTGTTGCTGCGCGTTTGGGGGCACGAAAAACACAATCTTGGTTTCGGGATTGAAGGGATTGGGATGATTCTGCTGAAGTGAGTGTAAAATATGTAAACTATCTATTGTCTCTTGCACGCTCGTCGTTGGTTCAATGCTGCGAAAGATACCGCCACCTTCTGTCCCCACATAAATATGATCGTTTACGTCGATTAAGAGGCATCGTACTTGATGATGTTCCAGACCGCTGTTGATTCCGAACCAATTTTCACCATCATCTCTGGAATAGAATACTCCTCGATTATACGTTCCAGCCCAAATTCTACCACTGCGATCGACGACAAGAGCCGCCACATCGGTATCAAGCAAACCGTTATTTACGGCGTTCCAATTTTCTCCATGATTCCTAGAACGATAAATCCCACTCCCAAAAGTTCCTGCAAAAATATATTCATGTGTGTTAAACGCAAAGCTCTCGATTTGACGATGCCACGATTCATTCCCGATCTTCTCCCACGTCTCCCCACGGTCAGTAGAGCGAAGAAGGCCAAAAAATTTGGTTCCGGCAAACAGATCATTCGAAAAAGGATTGGCTTTAATCGCGCCGGTAAAGAAATCCGTATCAACGGTTGCCCAATTTGCCCCACCATCAGTAGATCGAATGATGCCTCTCTCCGTGCCAGCAATGATGTAGCCAAGCGAGTCAATCAATAGTGTAACGACGCAAAGGTCGGGTAAACTTGTGGTAAGTAGTGCCCAGTTTTCCCCATTGTCGTTTGATCGGAAAATGCCGCTTCCTTGACACAGGTCAGTTGTAAGGCCGGCAAAAATATGGTCGCCTTGGCCAACTGCAATAGCACGGACATTCGTAAAATTCAAAATTAAACCACTATTGATTGCAGTCCAGTCACTGCCGTCGTTTCCTGAGCGGAAAATGCCTGAACCAATTGTCCCCGCAAAAATATCGTTTTTACTGTTGGCTGCCAATGCGTAAACATGACCGGTTCCAGGAATGCCAGTTCGTCGCCAAAAATCTTGCGCCTGTACCTCGAAATGGATTGACAGCCACAAAGCCAAAATGAAAATGACTTTAATAAAGATATTGCCGATACAGTTGGTTCGTAATTGCATCGGGTTCATGATTTTTCTCTCCAAATTCATACTTTTTCAATGGAAAATCGAGACATGGCTATGGTGAAATTGATATTTTAAATTCTATCGCAACAACGTCATGCGCTTCACAATCGTTACACGTCCCGTTTCCAACCGATAAACATACGTCCCGCTGGCCAATTCGTTGTTGTGCCCATCCCGGCCGTCCCAAATCACTTCATAGCGTCCCGGCGCGACTTCACGATCAAACAAAACCCGCACTAGCCTGCCGGTGAGATCGAAAATCTTGATAACAACACGTTGTTGCTGTGCGCTTGGCGGTACGAAGAACACGATCCTGGTTTCGGGATTGAAGGGATTGGGATAATTCTGTTCCAGCACAAACGTCTTGGGCAAAAGCTGCGGCTCGCCATTCTCGACCGAAGTCGGGTTGGGATCGACATACAGCGCCGTGTACTTC includes:
- a CDS encoding T9SS type A sorting domain-containing protein, which produces MNLERKIMNPMQLRTNCIGNIFIKVIFILALWLSIHFEVQAQDFWRRTGIPGTGHVYALAANSKNDIFAGTIGSGIFRSGNDGSDWTAINSGLILNFTNVRAIAVGQGDHIFAGLTTDLCQGSGIFRSNDNGENWALLTTSLPDLCVVTLLIDSLGYIIAGTERGIIRSTDGGANWATVDTDFFTGAIKANPFSNDLFAGTKFFGLLRSTDRGETWEKIGNESWHRQIESFAFNTHEYIFAGTFGSGIYRSRNHGENWNAVNNGLLDTDVAALVVDRSGRIWAGTYNRGVFYSRDDGENWFGINSGLEHHQVRCLLIDVNDHIYVGTEGGGIFRSIEPTTSVQETIDSLHILHSLQQNHPNPFNPETKIVFFVPPNAQQQRVVIKIFDLTGRLVRVLFDREVAPGHYEVMWDGRDAHNNELASGTYVYRLESDKNVITQKMLLIH
- a CDS encoding VWA domain-containing protein, with the translated sequence MKKILLTILLLATLPAFADGLMKIKGQASSYLQPQQVMVTADINNQVATTVTQQTFVNPWQQHVWLQYGFPTDINASVTQFRWKVGGVWRTAQITGAPQDSSGIIDPGGDVDHFFLDYLGDAPFLFAFTDSLPADSTLIVELTYIELLDYRNGQVVYDYPLDLKAFAQRPLESFALDLHLRSERNLVGLSNPSHSAVASSFSDSVATLFFSQENLPANRNFVVNYQVSQTDLGVFLLSHKPQNAEGFFIMLAEPDPNTSQEEIIDKVFTFIIDVSGSMSGQKIEQAKAAALFTVDHLNASDRFNVIKFNSTVTRFRSNPVLATDTEITAARNFITQIQATGGTDLQAALLSGLGQDMSDTTANIIIFITDGIASLDQQAVINANTHNVRIFVFGIGSDVNQALLTQVAANNNGIAEFLGNDEVNSRISAFYSKIRNPLLQNIRIDFTPAVTSEVYPLQLPDIYVGEQLVVLGRYAQPGPAQVTLLGAGAGTPV
- a CDS encoding DNRLRE domain-containing protein; translated protein: MRSRNRFLALFLSATGFIFISSLHAQIEVKITASKDNTLYENASGSFSNGSGAYFFAGQNNHGEVRRGLVAFDVAGNIPAGALIQSATLRLNLSRALSGVYSVALHRVLADWGEGTSVAFGEEGGGGTATTGDATWIHTFFNTQLWTNAGGDFAAAASAAQTIAGDLGFYDWGSTPEMVADVQAWLDTPGENFGWLLLGNEATNASAKRFDSREHSVVENRPVLTIVYTTATSVLDQTDAVPEKFELAQNFPNPFNPSTTIQYALPENASIVLQIYDLHGRLMRTLVNQNQRAGFYTVAWDGKTDEGRAAVSGIYFCRMAAGDFVKSQKMALLE